From Hydra vulgaris chromosome 15, alternate assembly HydraT2T_AEP, one genomic window encodes:
- the LOC136091561 gene encoding uncharacterized protein LOC136091561, with translation MVSNKFSNCGKLCYLGVVFHSYKYEFYLLLLLGKVWRSKSLKKRNKNLEEQIQLFIFPGYSMNNGCYPSVVCPGCRRNLYRLKKGDSPHGEWGAKVTKVEWKTLLRNSSSTGLTLSNEITNLLTTESRICSFCYTLPAPGYSHNCKPTSAVANIITLSFLLGSLQAEQVASGIIKSKMATESLIDRSTFCLSTGGNLLKVTVGTPENKSKRISIQQLSIEIIKQLQIVLELSNRKTKEMLSTLRKGLGNKLSIEPNIFGRLSELEEYISNYYSVQKCEFVDSKGHFILRDLVYVQNTSDFVLDLLKLRGLDPTSAFVRISLDGGGSFFKVNINVFDCQKDNESDEYLNSGVQRSQFLAIVEDIPESNYNLRLVIEKLNLQDVSFYVAFDLKCGNALFGLSGHTGKQACLWCEGISTLNLGTKRTLGSIDY, from the exons ATggtatcaaataaattttcaaattgtgGAAAGTTGTGTTATTTAGGAGTTGTATTTCATTCATATAAATATGAATTCTACTTGTTGCTGTTGCTGGGAAAAGTATGGAGAtcaaaatcattgaaaaaaaggaataaaaacttAGAAGAACAAATTCAACTGTTTATCTTTCCAGGATATTCGATGAACAACGGTTGCTATCCATCAGTTGTTTGTCCTGGTTGCCGAAGAAATCTTTACAGACTCAAAAAGGGAGACTCACCTCATGGTGAATGGGGAGCTAAGGTTACCAAG GTAGAGTGGAAAACTCTTTTGAGAAATAGCTCTAGTACCGGTCTAACTCTTTCAAATGAGATAACTAATTTACTGACAACTGAGTCAAGAATATGTTCCTTTTGCTATACATTACCTGCACCTGGTTATTCTCATAACTGTAAACCTACCAGTGCTGTGGCTAATATCATTACACTATCATTTCTTCTAGGTTCTCTTCAAGCTGAACAg GTTGCTTCtggaattataaaaagtaaaatggcTACAGAAAGTTTGATTGACAGATcaacattttgtttatctacAGGAGGAAATCTGCTCAAAGTCACAGTTGGCACACcagaaaacaaatcaaaaagaatTTCTATTCAGCAGCTTTCCattgaaataataaagcaaCTACAAATTGTGTTAGaactttcaaatagaaaaacaaaagagaTGCTTTCTACTTTACGCAAAGGTTTAGGAAATAAGCTTTCCATTGAGCCTAATATCTTTGGTCGTCTTTCTGAATTAGAAGAATATATTTCTAATTACTACAGTGTGCAGAAGTGTGAGTTTGTTGATAGTAAAGGTCATTTTATTTTACGAGATCTTGTATATGTTCAAAACACATCAGATTTTGTACTTGACTTGTTAAAATTACGTGGTTTAGACCCAACTTCAGCCTTTGTAAGGATTTCATTGGATGGTGGaggttcattttttaaagtaaacatcAATGTCTTTGATTGTCAAAAAGATAACGAGTCAGACGAGTACTTAAATAGTGGCGTTCAACGGTCTCAATTTTTAGCTATTGTTGAAGATATTCCTGAATCTAACTATAATTTGAGGCttgttatagaaaaattaaatttgcaagaTGTCAGTTTTTATGTTGCTTTTGACTTGAAATGTGGAAACGCGCTGTTTGGTTTATCAGGACATACTGGGAAACAAGCTTGTTTATGGTGTGAAGGAATATCTACATTAAATTTAGGGACAAAACGAACTCTTGGCAGTATTGATTATtga
- the LOC100201204 gene encoding steroid 17-alpha-hydroxylase/17,20 lyase isoform X3 produces MFLEIVGAIMLPPLIWVVWIYIKHLVDCLAYPRGPFPLPFVGNAYLFRKSKPYKEFVKLGKTYGDVFGFSIGSIRYVVVNSLEGIQEVLIKKGSHFAGRPKIATFNRNTNSLINSDPGPRFKVLRKLASTSLKIYAEGLLGMERIAIGEYCELNKMLQSIKDEPVSVHKIMEQSTLNIICTILFNHRYEDDNQEFQDIIKYSSLIVQTFNETSYVSSIPLLRYFPTATSRNIFEIIRLRDPILKRKLQEHRKSYDENNLRDITDALIKVSLDSEMSEELTEKITDDNIEFLLNDFMIAGSETSSSTILWFIVYMLHWPQYQDKLHDEITEVASDNRYVSLKDKPMLHLMQAAIYETLRLSSVVPLGLVHKAMENSSICGKFVPKGALILTNLWSMHHDESYWKNAMSFYPERWLEKSGEFNSKLGYAYLPFSNGPRSCLGETLAKTELFVFITRLLKDYRFEMPTGKELPSLDGRSGITSPPYDFEVVIIPRN; encoded by the exons ATGTTTCTTGAAATCGTTGGTGCAATTATGCTTCCTCCCTTAATATGGGTAGTGTGGATTTACATCAAACATCTTGTTGACTGTTTAGCTTATCCTCGAGGACCGTTTCCTCTACCTTTTGTAGGAAATGCATATCTCTTCAGAAAAAGCAAACCTTACAAAGAGTTTGTTAAACTTGGAAAAACTTATGGCGATGTATTTGGATTCAGCATTGGTTCAATACGATATGTAGTCGTGAACAGCTTGGAAGGTATTCAAGaagttttgattaaaaaaggtTCTCATTTTGCTGGTCGTCCAAAGATTGCTA CATTCAACAGAAACACGAACAGCCTCATTAACAGTGATCCAGGTCCGCGTTTTAAAGTTTTACGAAAGCTTGCATCAACTTCTTTGAAAATTTACGCGGAAGGTTTATTGGGAATGGAAAGAATAGCTATAGGTGAATATTGtgaattgaataaaatgttGCAATCAATAAAAGATGAACCGGTGTCTGTTCATAAAATAATGG AGCAAAGCACGCTTAACATTATTTGTACCATTCTTTTCAATCATCGATACGAAGATGACAACCAGGAATTTCAGGATATCATAAAGTACTCAAGTTTAATTGTCCAAACTTTTAATGAAACCAGTTACGTATCTTCTATTCCATTGCTGCGCTATTTCCCAACGGCAACGTCgcgaaatatttttgaaatcatAAGACTTCGTGATCCGATTTTGAAACGAAAACTTCAAGAGCACAGAAAATCTTACGATGAGAATAATTTACGTGACATAACCGATGCTTTAATAAAAGTGTCTTTAGATTCAGAGATGAGTGAAGAATTGACTGAAAAAATTACTGATGATAATATTGAGTTTCTTTTAAACGATTTTATGATTGCTGGATCCGAAACTTCATCAAGTACCATTCTTTGGTTTATTGTTTACATGTTACATTGGCCGCAATACCAAGATAAACTTCATGATGAAATTACAGAAGTAGCATCAGATAACCGTTATGTATCTTTAAAGGATAAGCCTATGCTTCATTTAATGCAAGCTGCAATTTATGAAACACTTAGACTGTCATCGGTAGTACCTCTTGGTTTGGTTCATAAAGCAATGGAAAACAGTAGCATTTGTGGCAAGTTTGTTCCTAAGGGAGCtcttattttaacaaatttatggAGTATGCATCACGATGAAAGCTATTGGAAAAATGCAATGAGTTTTTACCCGGAACGTTGGCTGGAAAAATCTGGCGAGTTCAATTCTAAATTGGGGTACGCGTATTTACCATTTTCTAATGGACCTCGTAGTTGTTTAGGAGAAACATTGGCAAAAACAGAGTTGTTTGTGTTTATTACACGATTACTTAAAGATTATCGATTTGAAATGCCAACTGGAAAAGAGTTACCTAGTTTAGATGGTCGTTCTGGTATCACCTCCCCTCCTTATGACTTTGAAGTCGTGATAATTCCAagaaattaa